One window from the genome of Streptomyces cadmiisoli encodes:
- a CDS encoding helix-turn-helix domain-containing protein, which yields MNSRKSPRKKNLSAMKMLGVQLGTARRAAGYTQRALAERLAVDEETLASIEQGRRPLKPDLAELLDQVLGLRGVLAAGVDNLPEIDQFPMWAELYMEHEREAITLSWYDALVLPGLLQTEAYARAVLRNRVPAYDEDEVATRTAARVARQEILHRKCPPTLSFIVWEPVLHLAIGGAEVQGRQLRHLRTIAELPCIALQFLPLSSPYSAGLNGPFTLLETPEHQHLAYTESQRGSQWVSDPDEVSILSRKYAMLRTQALAPQDSMSLLDRLLGEP from the coding sequence ATGAACTCCAGGAAGTCTCCGCGGAAGAAGAACCTTTCGGCCATGAAGATGCTCGGCGTCCAGCTCGGCACGGCGCGTCGGGCCGCCGGTTACACCCAACGGGCGCTGGCCGAACGGCTGGCCGTCGACGAGGAGACCCTCGCGTCGATCGAGCAGGGCCGACGACCACTCAAACCCGACCTCGCGGAGTTACTGGACCAGGTCCTGGGCCTGAGGGGCGTACTGGCGGCGGGCGTGGACAACCTGCCGGAGATCGACCAGTTCCCGATGTGGGCGGAGCTGTACATGGAACACGAGCGTGAGGCCATCACCCTGTCCTGGTACGACGCCCTGGTGCTCCCCGGCCTGCTCCAGACCGAGGCGTACGCCCGTGCCGTGTTGCGCAATCGCGTTCCCGCGTACGACGAGGACGAGGTGGCGACCCGTACGGCCGCGCGCGTGGCCCGCCAGGAGATCCTGCACCGGAAGTGCCCCCCGACGCTCAGCTTCATCGTCTGGGAGCCTGTGCTGCATCTGGCGATCGGCGGGGCGGAGGTGCAGGGCCGGCAGCTCCGGCATCTCCGCACGATCGCCGAACTCCCCTGCATCGCCTTGCAGTTCCTGCCGCTGTCCAGCCCATACAGCGCCGGGCTCAACGGTCCGTTCACACTTCTCGAAACCCCCGAACACCAGCACCTTGCCTACACCGAGTCCCAGCGCGGCAGCCAGTGGGTGTCTGACCCGGATGAGGTGTCCATCTTGTCGCGCAAGTATGCGATGCTGCGGACCCAGGCCCTGGCCCCCCAGGACTCCATGAGCCTGCTCGACCGCCTACTAGGAGAGCCATGA
- a CDS encoding polysaccharide pyruvyl transferase family protein: MKRILIRSGKSPFRVAGPTEFIQQDLIGTNTGNLLFSDSAHKMLSAPDTEVTSNGIRTDQSARRAAEINEQYDVFVVPLANAFRPQFQASLDRLSTLIEQLTIPVVVFGVGAQTTDDYATDRLGPLADSVKRFASAVLERSASIGVRGELTARYLTGLGVPADRVDIIGCPSMFLHGDTFPELRTAELTSASRIALNLSPNAIPVGDISGIARHAWENYPDVTYYAQNLVDAELLLWGDLTPETGVEDPFPLQLTHDLLRENKMRMPLDPATWIAELRGYDFAYGTRIHGNIAALLAGTPAVVLTHDSRTLELCRYFGIPHRPLSGLPADTDPRELYEGADYSAMFKGHSERFDRIVAFLDRNDLKNTYTHGDGGAAFDARLAALDLPASMPVWDGSDDGHMRYRVARLRERIAAANARIDTRVKENKELRGKVAAAERRAAETARLLEAARAELAATRKQLGVLERRVGGIEKRVMVRLGPALRRRVRKISSGPGKD; the protein is encoded by the coding sequence GTGAAGCGCATCTTGATACGTTCCGGAAAGAGCCCTTTCAGGGTCGCCGGACCCACGGAATTCATTCAGCAGGACCTGATCGGGACCAATACTGGCAATCTGCTTTTCAGTGATTCCGCGCACAAGATGCTGTCGGCGCCGGACACCGAGGTCACCTCGAACGGGATCCGCACCGACCAGTCCGCCCGCCGGGCGGCCGAGATCAACGAGCAGTACGACGTCTTCGTCGTCCCGCTCGCCAATGCCTTCCGGCCGCAGTTCCAGGCCTCGCTGGACCGGCTGTCCACGCTGATCGAGCAGCTCACCATCCCCGTGGTCGTCTTCGGCGTCGGTGCCCAGACCACCGACGACTACGCCACGGACCGGCTGGGCCCGCTGGCCGACTCCGTCAAGCGCTTCGCGTCCGCGGTCCTGGAGCGGTCCGCGTCGATCGGTGTCCGCGGCGAGCTGACCGCCCGCTACCTCACCGGTCTCGGCGTTCCGGCCGACCGGGTCGACATCATCGGCTGCCCGTCGATGTTCCTGCACGGTGACACGTTTCCCGAGCTGCGGACGGCCGAGCTGACCTCGGCGTCCCGTATCGCCCTGAACCTGTCGCCGAACGCGATCCCGGTCGGCGACATCTCCGGCATCGCCCGGCACGCCTGGGAGAACTACCCGGACGTCACCTACTACGCGCAGAACCTCGTCGACGCCGAACTGCTGCTGTGGGGCGACCTCACCCCCGAGACCGGTGTCGAGGACCCCTTCCCGCTCCAGCTCACCCACGACCTGCTGCGCGAGAACAAGATGCGCATGCCGTTGGACCCGGCGACCTGGATCGCCGAACTGCGCGGCTACGACTTCGCCTACGGCACCCGCATCCACGGCAACATCGCCGCCCTGCTCGCCGGCACCCCGGCGGTCGTGCTCACCCACGACTCGCGCACCCTGGAGCTGTGCCGGTACTTCGGCATCCCGCACCGCCCGCTGTCCGGCCTGCCCGCCGACACCGACCCGCGGGAGCTGTACGAGGGCGCCGACTACTCCGCGATGTTCAAGGGGCACAGCGAGCGGTTCGACCGGATCGTCGCCTTCCTCGACCGCAACGACCTGAAGAACACGTACACCCACGGCGACGGTGGCGCCGCCTTCGACGCCCGCCTCGCCGCGCTCGACCTGCCCGCCTCGATGCCGGTGTGGGACGGCTCCGACGACGGCCACATGCGCTACCGCGTCGCCCGGCTGCGCGAGCGGATCGCCGCGGCCAACGCCCGGATCGACACGCGCGTCAAGGAGAACAAGGAACTGCGCGGCAAGGTGGCCGCCGCCGAGAGGCGGGCGGCCGAGACCGCCCGCCTGCTCGAAGCCGCCCGCGCGGAGCTGGCCGCCACGCGCAAGCAGCTCGGCGTCCTGGAGCGCCGGGTCGGCGGTATCGAGAAGCGGGTGATGGTCCGCCTGGGTCCCGCCCTGCGGCGGCGGGTGCGCAAGATCTCCAGCGGGCCCGGCAAGGACTGA
- a CDS encoding DUF397 domain-containing protein — translation MSAEALQWFKSTYSSDEGGACLEVAFTWRKSSYSGDEGGQCLEIATCPHTVHVRDSKNPEDGPTLQVAPATWAAFTEFAAL, via the coding sequence ATGAGCGCCGAAGCACTTCAGTGGTTCAAGTCGACCTACAGTAGCGACGAAGGCGGCGCCTGCCTCGAAGTCGCCTTCACCTGGCGCAAGTCCAGTTATAGCGGCGACGAAGGCGGCCAGTGCCTGGAGATCGCCACCTGCCCCCACACCGTCCACGTCCGCGACTCCAAGAACCCCGAGGACGGCCCCACGCTCCAGGTGGCGCCCGCCACTTGGGCCGCGTTCACGGAGTTCGCCGCGCTCTGA
- a CDS encoding ATP-binding protein codes for MNETTQLPPLRERFFQRERRSVPAARQFAHESLTGWGLADSERGDDVLLCVSELATNALLHGVPPGRQFLVFLRYDGVVLRVEVHDSGPGSPRVADEADEGGRGLLLVAALSDKWGVRERELGKVVWCEFTRPARP; via the coding sequence GTGAACGAGACAACCCAACTCCCGCCTCTGCGCGAGCGGTTCTTCCAGCGTGAGCGCCGATCCGTGCCCGCCGCACGGCAGTTCGCCCACGAGAGCCTGACCGGCTGGGGGCTCGCGGACTCCGAGCGGGGCGACGACGTGCTGCTGTGCGTGAGCGAGCTGGCCACCAACGCGTTGCTGCACGGCGTACCGCCGGGCCGTCAGTTCCTGGTGTTCCTGCGGTACGACGGCGTCGTCCTGCGGGTGGAGGTGCACGACAGCGGGCCGGGCAGCCCGCGCGTCGCCGACGAGGCGGACGAGGGCGGGCGCGGGTTGCTGCTCGTCGCCGCGCTGTCCGACAAATGGGGGGTGCGGGAGCGTGAACTCGGCAAGGTGGTGTGGTGCGAGTTCACGCGTCCCGCCCGCCCGTAG
- the hemB gene encoding porphobilinogen synthase codes for MTKYGSFPGTRPRRLRTTPVMRRMVAETRLHPADFILPAFVREGVREPVPIAAMPGVVQHTRDSLKKAALEAVEAGISGIMLFGVPEESKKDAVGTPGTDPDGILQVALRDVRAEVGDELLVMSDLCLDETVDHGHCGVLDAQGRVDNDATLERYAEMAQVQADAGAHVVGPSGMMDGQIGVVRDALDQIGREDVAVLAYTAKYSSAFYGPFREAVGSSLKGDRKTYQQDPANVRESMRELALDLEEGADMVMVKPAGPYLDVLARVADAVDVPVAAYQISGEYSMVEAAAERGWVDRDRAILETLTGIKRAGAQNILTYWATEVARKLA; via the coding sequence ATGACGAAGTACGGATCCTTTCCCGGTACGCGTCCCCGGCGGCTGCGCACCACTCCCGTGATGCGGCGCATGGTCGCCGAGACCCGTCTGCATCCGGCCGACTTCATCCTGCCCGCGTTCGTGCGGGAGGGTGTGCGCGAGCCGGTGCCGATCGCGGCGATGCCCGGGGTCGTGCAGCACACCCGCGACAGCCTGAAGAAGGCCGCGCTGGAGGCGGTGGAGGCCGGGATCTCCGGGATCATGCTGTTCGGTGTGCCGGAGGAGTCCAAGAAGGACGCGGTCGGTACGCCGGGTACGGACCCGGACGGGATCCTCCAGGTCGCCCTCCGGGACGTGCGCGCCGAGGTCGGCGACGAACTGCTGGTGATGTCCGACCTGTGCCTGGACGAGACCGTCGACCACGGCCACTGCGGCGTCCTCGACGCGCAGGGGCGTGTCGACAACGACGCCACGCTGGAGCGTTACGCCGAGATGGCGCAGGTGCAGGCCGACGCCGGCGCCCATGTCGTCGGGCCGAGCGGCATGATGGACGGGCAGATCGGTGTCGTCCGCGACGCGCTGGACCAGATCGGCCGCGAGGACGTGGCCGTCCTCGCCTACACCGCCAAGTACTCGTCCGCCTTCTACGGTCCCTTCCGTGAGGCCGTCGGGTCCTCCCTCAAGGGCGACCGCAAGACCTACCAGCAGGACCCCGCCAATGTGCGGGAGTCGATGCGGGAGCTGGCCCTCGACCTGGAGGAGGGGGCCGACATGGTGATGGTGAAGCCCGCCGGTCCCTACCTCGACGTCCTGGCGCGGGTCGCGGACGCGGTGGACGTGCCCGTGGCCGCCTACCAGATCTCCGGGGAGTACTCGATGGTCGAGGCCGCCGCGGAGCGGGGCTGGGTGGACCGGGACCGGGCGATCCTGGAGACGCTGACCGGCATCAAGCGGGCCGGGGCGCAGAACATCCTCACCTACTGGGCGACCGAAGTGGCCCGGAAGCTGGCGTAG
- the argS gene encoding arginine--tRNA ligase: MAPVTSLTASVTQHLTDALTSALPEAPGVDPLLRRSDRADFQANGILALAKKAKANPRELATQVVSRIVTGDVIKDVEVSGPGFLNITLTDRAITENLAARAADPDARLGVPHAEHPGTTVIDYAQPNVAKEMHVGHLRSAVIGDSVVQLLEFTGENVVRRHHIGDWGTQFGMLIQYLEEHPHELDHKSGEDLQESGQAAMSNLDRLYKAARRKFDADDEFKTRARRRVVDLQAGDPTTLAMWQKFVDESKIYFFSVFEKLDMEIRDPDIVGESGYNDMLAETCRLLEESGVAVRSEGALCVFFDDIKGPDGNPVPLIVQKSDGGYGYAATDLSAIRDRVFNLKANSLIYVVDARQSLHFKMVFETARKAGWLNDDVKAYQLAFGTVLGKDGKPFKTREGETVRLVDLLDEAIDRATAVVREKDTQRQLSEEEIAERGAQVGIGAVKYADLSTSANRDYKFDLDQMVSLNGDTSVYLQYAYARIQSILRKAGEVRPAAHPELELHEAERALGLHLDAFAETLAEAAAEYAPHKLAAYLYQLASLYTSFYDKCPVLKAETPAQVENRLFLCDITARTLHQGMALLGIRTPERL; this comes from the coding sequence ATGGCCCCGGTCACGTCCCTCACCGCCTCCGTCACCCAGCACCTCACCGACGCCCTCACCTCCGCCCTGCCGGAGGCCCCCGGCGTCGACCCCCTGCTGCGACGAAGCGACCGGGCCGACTTCCAGGCCAACGGAATCCTCGCCCTCGCGAAGAAGGCCAAGGCCAACCCCCGCGAGCTCGCGACCCAGGTCGTCTCCCGGATCGTCACCGGCGACGTGATCAAGGACGTCGAGGTCTCCGGCCCCGGCTTCCTGAACATCACCCTCACCGACCGCGCGATCACCGAGAACCTCGCCGCACGCGCCGCCGACCCGGACGCCCGCCTCGGCGTCCCGCACGCCGAGCACCCCGGCACCACGGTCATCGACTACGCCCAGCCGAACGTGGCGAAGGAGATGCACGTCGGCCACCTGCGCTCCGCGGTGATCGGCGACTCGGTCGTCCAGCTCCTGGAGTTCACCGGCGAGAACGTGGTCCGGCGCCACCACATCGGCGACTGGGGCACCCAGTTCGGCATGCTCATCCAGTACCTGGAGGAGCACCCGCACGAGCTGGACCACAAGTCGGGCGAGGACCTCCAGGAGTCCGGCCAGGCCGCGATGTCGAACCTCGACCGGCTGTACAAGGCCGCCCGCAGGAAGTTCGACGCGGACGACGAGTTCAAGACGCGGGCCCGGCGCCGGGTGGTCGACCTCCAGGCCGGCGACCCGACGACGCTGGCCATGTGGCAGAAGTTCGTCGACGAGTCGAAGATCTACTTCTTCTCGGTCTTCGAGAAGCTGGACATGGAGATCCGGGACCCGGACATCGTCGGCGAGTCGGGCTACAACGACATGCTCGCCGAGACCTGCCGCCTCCTGGAGGAGTCCGGCGTCGCCGTCCGCTCCGAGGGCGCGCTCTGCGTCTTCTTCGACGACATCAAGGGCCCGGACGGCAACCCGGTCCCGCTGATCGTGCAGAAGTCGGACGGCGGCTACGGCTACGCGGCGACCGACCTGTCGGCGATCCGGGACAGGGTCTTCAACCTGAAGGCGAACAGCCTCATCTATGTCGTGGACGCCCGCCAGTCCCTCCACTTCAAGATGGTCTTCGAGACGGCCCGCAAGGCGGGCTGGCTCAACGACGACGTGAAGGCGTACCAGCTGGCCTTCGGCACGGTCCTCGGCAAGGACGGCAAGCCGTTCAAGACCCGTGAGGGCGAGACCGTGCGGCTGGTCGACCTGCTGGACGAGGCGATCGACCGGGCCACGGCGGTGGTGCGGGAGAAGGACACCCAGCGGCAGCTCTCCGAGGAGGAGATCGCCGAGCGCGGCGCCCAGGTGGGCATCGGCGCGGTGAAGTACGCGGACCTGTCGACCTCGGCGAACCGGGACTACAAGTTCGACCTGGACCAGATGGTCTCGCTCAACGGTGACACGTCCGTGTACCTCCAGTACGCGTACGCCCGTATCCAGTCCATCCTGCGCAAGGCCGGCGAGGTCCGCCCGGCCGCGCACCCGGAGCTGGAGCTGCACGAGGCCGAGCGGGCGCTGGGCCTGCACCTGGACGCCTTCGCGGAGACGCTCGCGGAGGCGGCGGCGGAGTACGCCCCGCACAAGCTGGCGGCGTACCTCTACCAGCTGGCCTCGCTGTACACGTCCTTCTACGACAAGTGCCCGGTGCTGAAGGCCGAGACTCCCGCCCAGGTCGAGAACCGCCTCTTCCTCTGCGACATCACGGCCCGGACCCTGCACCAGGGCATGGCCCTGCTGGGCATCCGGACGCCCGAGCGCCTCTGA
- the hemC gene encoding hydroxymethylbilane synthase, whose translation MSDKALRLGTRRSKLAMAQSGQVADAVSQVTGRPVELVEITTYGDVSREHLAQIGGTGVFVTALRDALLRGEVDFAVHSLKDLPTTQPAELALAAVPEREDPRDVIVARDALKFTDLPRGARIGTGSPRRMAQLNAYARGHGLDIETVPIRGNVDTRIGYVRDGELDAVVLAAAGLNRIGRGDEVTDFLSVDTVLPAPGQGALAIECTADDADLIAALGELDDPLTRVAVTAERSLLAALEAGCSAPVGALADLLADGQTVKEMRLRGVVGTTDGSSLVQLSTTGPVPESHDRAVALGRELAAEMLAQGAAGLMGERAH comes from the coding sequence ATGAGTGACAAGGCACTGAGGCTCGGGACCAGGCGCAGCAAACTCGCCATGGCCCAGTCCGGGCAGGTGGCGGATGCCGTGAGCCAGGTGACCGGACGGCCCGTGGAGCTCGTCGAGATCACCACGTACGGCGATGTCTCCCGCGAACACCTCGCGCAGATCGGTGGCACCGGTGTGTTCGTGACCGCGCTGCGCGACGCCCTGCTCAGGGGCGAGGTGGACTTCGCGGTGCATTCCCTGAAGGACCTGCCGACCACGCAGCCCGCGGAGCTGGCGCTGGCCGCCGTGCCCGAGCGCGAGGACCCGCGGGACGTGATCGTCGCGCGGGACGCGCTGAAGTTCACCGATCTGCCGCGCGGCGCGCGCATCGGCACGGGGTCGCCGCGCCGGATGGCGCAGCTGAACGCGTACGCGCGCGGCCATGGGCTGGACATCGAGACGGTGCCGATCCGCGGCAACGTCGACACGCGCATCGGATACGTGCGTGACGGCGAGCTCGATGCCGTCGTGCTGGCCGCCGCCGGACTGAACCGGATCGGCCGCGGCGACGAGGTGACCGACTTCCTGTCGGTCGACACGGTTCTGCCCGCCCCCGGCCAGGGGGCCCTGGCGATCGAGTGCACCGCGGACGACGCGGACCTGATCGCCGCGCTCGGTGAGCTCGACGACCCTCTCACCAGGGTCGCCGTGACCGCCGAACGATCACTGCTCGCCGCCCTGGAGGCCGGTTGCAGCGCCCCTGTGGGTGCTTTGGCCGACCTGCTGGCCGACGGGCAGACTGTCAAGGAAATGCGCCTGCGCGGCGTCGTCGGTACGACCGACGGCTCCTCGCTGGTGCAGCTGTCCACCACCGGTCCCGTGCCCGAGTCGCACGACCGGGCAGTGGCACTCGGCCGCGAACTCGCCGCCGAGATGCTCGCCCAGGGCGCGGCCGGTCTGATGGGGGAGCGAGCACATTGA
- a CDS encoding uroporphyrinogen-III synthase yields the protein MSPTTLPAAGPEHGHVTFLGAGPGDPGLLTLRAVEALANADVLVAEHDVLDVVRTHARPGVAVVNTEPGSSSDAVPGTGAPQLTVVDGASTTAAVPAVRDAAHLVMEAARGGRRVVRAVSGDPGLDTYAADEMLACAAAGVPFEVVPGVAAAVGVPAYAGVPLRDAQGADVRFVDARTASDRCWTEVGASDGTVVVSTTLDAVAAAAGELVSAGRKPDTPLTVTVAGTTTRQRTWSATLGTIAQTLKQAKVLPSPEGGRPVIAVVGERSAAAQRDQLSWFESKPLFGWKVLVPRTKEQAVSLSDQLRSYGAVPHEVPTIAVEPPRTPQQMERAVKGLVTGRYEWIAFTSVNAVKAVREKFEEYGLDARAFAGIKVAAVGEQTAKALIAFGVKPDLVPSGEQSAAGLLEDWPPYDPVFDPIDRVFLPRADIATETLVAGLIELGWEVDDVTAYRTVRASPPPAETREAIKGGGFDAVLFTSSSTVRNLVGIAGKPHNVTVIACIGPATAKTAEEHGLRVDVMSPEPSVHKLAEALADFGMKRRAAALEAGDPVTRPSERRPGARRRRTT from the coding sequence TTGAGCCCCACCACCCTTCCCGCCGCCGGTCCGGAACACGGGCACGTCACCTTCCTCGGTGCCGGACCCGGGGATCCGGGACTGCTGACTCTGCGCGCCGTCGAGGCGCTGGCGAACGCGGACGTCCTCGTCGCCGAGCACGATGTGCTCGATGTCGTACGTACGCACGCCAGGCCTGGCGTCGCCGTCGTGAACACGGAGCCGGGTTCTTCCTCGGACGCCGTTCCGGGCACAGGCGCGCCTCAGCTGACGGTTGTTGACGGCGCGTCAACAACCGCTGCGGTCCCCGCGGTGCGGGATGCCGCACATCTTGTCATGGAGGCCGCGCGAGGCGGCAGGCGGGTCGTCCGTGCGGTGTCCGGGGATCCGGGACTTGATACGTACGCGGCCGACGAAATGCTCGCCTGCGCCGCGGCCGGTGTTCCCTTCGAGGTGGTGCCCGGTGTCGCGGCCGCGGTCGGCGTGCCCGCGTACGCCGGTGTGCCGCTGCGCGACGCGCAGGGCGCGGACGTGCGGTTCGTGGACGCCCGGACGGCCTCCGACCGGTGCTGGACCGAGGTCGGGGCGTCGGACGGTACGGTCGTCGTGTCGACGACGCTGGACGCGGTGGCCGCCGCCGCCGGGGAGCTGGTGTCGGCGGGGCGCAAGCCCGACACCCCGCTGACGGTGACCGTCGCGGGTACGACGACCCGGCAGCGGACCTGGAGCGCCACGCTGGGCACGATCGCGCAGACGCTGAAGCAGGCGAAGGTGCTGCCGTCCCCGGAGGGCGGCCGACCGGTGATAGCCGTGGTCGGTGAGCGCTCCGCCGCCGCCCAGCGCGACCAGTTGTCGTGGTTCGAGTCCAAGCCGCTGTTCGGCTGGAAGGTTCTCGTGCCGCGTACGAAGGAGCAGGCGGTGTCGCTCTCCGACCAGCTGCGGTCCTACGGGGCCGTGCCGCACGAGGTGCCGACGATCGCCGTCGAGCCGCCGCGCACGCCGCAGCAGATGGAGCGGGCGGTCAAGGGGCTGGTGACCGGGCGGTACGAGTGGATCGCCTTCACCTCCGTCAACGCCGTCAAGGCCGTGCGGGAGAAGTTCGAGGAGTACGGGCTCGACGCCCGCGCGTTCGCGGGCATCAAGGTCGCCGCGGTGGGTGAGCAGACGGCCAAGGCGCTGATCGCCTTCGGCGTGAAGCCGGACCTCGTGCCGAGCGGGGAGCAGTCGGCCGCCGGTCTGCTCGAGGACTGGCCGCCGTACGACCCGGTGTTCGACCCGATCGACCGGGTGTTCCTGCCGCGGGCCGACATCGCCACGGAGACGCTGGTCGCCGGGCTGATCGAGCTGGGCTGGGAGGTCGACGACGTCACGGCCTACCGGACCGTGCGCGCGTCGCCGCCGCCGGCGGAGACCCGGGAGGCGATCAAGGGCGGTGGTTTCGACGCGGTGCTGTTCACGTCGTCGTCCACCGTGCGGAACCTGGTGGGGATCGCCGGGAAGCCGCACAACGTGACCGTGATCGCCTGTATCGGTCCGGCCACGGCCAAGACCGCCGAGGAGCACGGACTGCGGGTGGACGTGATGTCTCCCGAGCCGTCCGTGCACAAGCTGGCGGAGGCGCTCGCCGACTTCGGCATGAAGCGGCGCGCCGCGGCGCTGGAGGCCGGGGACCCGGTGACGCGGCCGAGCGAGCGGCGGCCGGGAGCACGCAGGCGCCGGACGACGTGA
- a CDS encoding DUF4253 domain-containing protein yields the protein MATLPNALPKLVSDPTGGTLGLALPPGKLIDTTDDGPWPEPLLWHAERAAATGDWAGVEPARRTAGLLPLLIDVGGGQGGPEGWELMPDEVSYPGDHDPEDVLAEYWEECAADEAEGGEEGAGAEWPGLAAVPVSGTARNPNADELAAEIADFIVTDGSWLKEPRLALVPARRSADIPAAVGWSGPLNHENDVARLCAVLRSWEDRFGIRVVALTFDQLIVSVAAPPTTREEAEAVAVEHFAFCPDNIHQSSEPGLGAYAEHLIDQEIWSFWWD from the coding sequence ATGGCGACTCTCCCCAACGCGCTGCCCAAGCTGGTCTCCGACCCCACCGGCGGCACTCTCGGTCTGGCTCTCCCGCCCGGGAAACTGATCGACACGACGGACGACGGGCCGTGGCCCGAGCCGTTGCTGTGGCACGCGGAGCGGGCCGCCGCCACCGGTGACTGGGCGGGCGTGGAGCCGGCCCGGCGGACGGCCGGGCTGCTTCCGCTGCTGATCGACGTGGGCGGCGGCCAAGGGGGCCCGGAGGGCTGGGAGTTGATGCCCGACGAGGTGTCGTACCCGGGCGATCACGACCCGGAGGACGTCCTCGCGGAGTACTGGGAGGAGTGCGCGGCGGACGAGGCCGAGGGCGGCGAGGAGGGGGCAGGTGCCGAGTGGCCCGGTCTCGCGGCCGTGCCGGTGTCCGGGACCGCGCGGAATCCGAATGCCGACGAACTGGCCGCCGAGATAGCGGACTTCATCGTGACGGACGGGTCGTGGCTCAAGGAGCCGCGCCTCGCGCTCGTCCCGGCCCGCCGCAGCGCGGACATCCCGGCGGCGGTCGGCTGGTCGGGCCCGCTGAACCACGAGAACGACGTGGCCCGGCTCTGCGCGGTCCTCCGCTCGTGGGAGGACCGCTTCGGCATACGGGTCGTCGCGCTCACCTTCGACCAGCTGATCGTCTCGGTCGCGGCACCGCCCACCACCCGGGAGGAGGCGGAGGCGGTGGCCGTCGAGCACTTCGCCTTCTGCCCGGACAACATCCACCAGAGCAGCGAGCCCGGCCTCGGAGCGTACGCCGAGCACCTGATCGACCAGGAGATCTGGTCCTTCTGGTGGGACTGA